In Mycoplasma feriruminatoris, the sequence TGAAGAAAAATTTCTTTTAAAACATTGTCTGCGATTTTCCCAACAATTCCTTTATAAGAACTATATCTTCTGTTCTTTGTTCTAAATTTGACACACTGAATACCAAGTTCTTTAGTTAGCCTTAAAATTTTTTTGTGATTCACAATATATCCCATTGATTTTAAGGTCATTTTTAGCCGTCTATAGCCATATCTTTCAAATGATTTGTTGAATATATCAACAATTATATTTTTAATTCCATATCCTTATCTATTGAATTTTCTAATTTCTTTTTCATTCATAAAAAGAGGATTTAGGTAATTTTGCTATTTTTAAAAGAATAGAAACTTTAGCTTTTTGTGAGTTTTTAGCATTTCTAAAATTACTTTTGTTTTTTCCTTGTTGATTCTTCTTCTGTCAACAAGGTGTTTAACTTTTTTCAGAATTCAACCTCTAATTTGTAGTATTCAACTTCTTCTTCTAATTGTTTTATTCTATCTTCATTATTAGTTGTTATTTTTGTTTTCTTTTTTTAACTGGTTTTTCTTAGAGTTTTTCATAATTTTTTAGGTCTTCCTATATTATTATTTAACCCTAAAATTCCATTTTCTTTATACTTTTAACTCAACCAGCTATAGTTGATGAATGTATAATATTAAATTTTTTTGCAACTTCCCTGTATGATTCTTTAGTTTTAAGTTTATATAATACTATTTCTTGTTTTGCTTCCAAACTATAATGAGGTTTTGTTTTCTTGTGGGTAAGCGCTTCTATTCCAAACATTTCATATTTGTAAATTCAACCCTTTAAAGTATTAGCCGAGACATTATGCCTGTCTGCCAAATAGGTGCTATTTTTAACATTAAGTCTTTTAGCTTCTTTGACAATTTTTAATTTTTTTTCTAAGCTTCATTTAGCCATATAAAAACCCCACTCCCTGGATTTTTAGTCCGGAATATGGGGTTCGGGGGATATTTATGGTGTTTTTTATAAAAAATAGCTAATAAAATATCAAAAATATTTTAATTTAGTTTTTGAGTTAGTTTCTAAGTCTTTAAATGTTGTAAAATACAAGAGAAAGCATAAAAAAGATCAATTTTGAAAGGGCGTATATGAAATCTGTAGAAAAATGATCGCAAAATCATAGAATGCTTTATGGTAGTATCCTATGAGCTTTTATTGGTTTTGGTTACTTATTATTTATTGCTAACTGAGCTTTTGCTATTGGTTTAGCAGGTGGAGGAATTAAAGGTGGTGAAGCTACACCAGGATTTTTAGGTTATTTTCAAATCGAAAATAATGCATCATTTCAATTAACAAACACAGCTGCTAACTGAGCAATTACTTTTGGTAGAGGTATTGGTTCAGTTGTTGTTGCTTTCTTATTAGTTAAATTTGCTCATAAAAAAGCTACATTAATTGCTTGTGTAATGACCTTATTTGGATTACCAGCAGCTTTTATGCCAGCTGCTAATTATGGATATGTATTATTCTTAATCCTAAGAACAGTTATGGCAATTGGTGGAACTATGTTAACTATATTATTCCAACCTGTTGCTGCTAATTTCTTTACTAAAAAAGCAAAACCTATTTATTCACAAATAGCAATTGCATTTTTCCCACTAGGTTCAATCATTTCTTTAGTTCCATTTGTAATTGCTGGAGATAGTGCTAGTGTTGAAGCTTTACAAAATAACTGAAAAACAGTATTTATTGTTATGTCATTGCTTTACTTAATACCATTATTTGCAGTGCTTTTCTTAGGTACTAATTTTGATGTTAAAAAAGATTCAAATGAACCTAAAGTTAATGGATTTAAAATTCTAAAAGGTTATTTAAAAACTAAAGCTACTTATGCTTGATTATTAGTTTTTGGTGGATGATTAGTTGTTGCTGTGTTTCCAATTTCAGTAAGTTTAGCTCTATTTCCTTGAATTTCAGGACTAGAAGGTAATACTTTAGCAAATGAAATAAGAATTTGACAAATATTATTCTTATTTGCTGGAACAGTTGGACCAGTAATTGTTGGTTTATGATCAAGATTTAACTTAAAAAGAAGATGATATATTGTTGTTCTTATAAGTTTAGGAATCTTATTATTTGTACTTTCAATTATTGTTTATAAATTTGGACTAGCAACTAATTATAACAAAGATAGTAAATCACTTATGGGTAACTATAAAGGTTGATTAGCATTATTCTATATTTTAGGATTCTTATCAGGATTTTGTACTTGAGGAATTGAAGCAGTTATTTTAAACTTACCTCATGAATACAAAGAAGCTGATCACAAAACTATTGGTTGAATGTTTAGTTTAATTTGAGGATTTGGATACATGTTCTTTACATTATCATTATTTATTGTTACTTCAGTTCCTCTAATTGGTTCAATTACTAAACCAACTCAAGCAATTATTCAATTAGTTCTAATCATTATTTTTGGACTAATGTCATTTGTTGGAATTCTAATGTTAAAAGAACCTCGAGATGATGCTAAAACCTTTCCTGATTTTAAAGCTAAAAAACAACAAGTAAAATAGATTAAAAATTCCTAACAATCATTAGATTGAAAGGAATTTTTTATTTTGTTTAAATACTAATAAAAGATTGATTAGTAATATTCAAAATTTGCAAATACACTAGTTTTTATTAAAAATACACGCTTGTTTTATCAAATTTTAACCTTATATTTTCAAATTTTATTACCTAAATAAATTCATAAATTAATAAAATATATAATTTAATTATAGGTATTATTTAATAACATTTCAAAACCTACTTAACCTACTTATATTATGTGAATAGATCAGTTATTAGAACTGATGCAAGCTATAGAAAGAAGTAAAAACAATATGAAGATGTCAAAAAAACCATCAAGTAAACACTTACTTGTAGCTAGAATACTTCTAGGACTATTCTTTGTTTCTTTTGTTATAATCTTTATTTTAAAACTAGTTAACGTAAGCAAAACAAACGGAAAAATTGGTGCTGATTTCATGACTGTTTTAACTGGTTTTGGTGTTACATTAGCTAAACCAGTTAAATGAGGGGCTGGATTAGATGAATTTTGTAACATTGCAATGATTACTTGAATACCACTAATACTAATTGTTTCTTTAATTTTTTACATTCTATATTACAAGAACTTAGTAAAAACTATTCAAGTTGAAGATTCAACAACTAAAGTAGATATCACTATTAAAACTGAAGGTGATGTAATTGTTGAAACTGAAAAAGAAGAACAACCAATGAAAAAAGAAGAAGTTATGGTTGTTGAACAATTACCAATGAGTGAACCAGAACCAATGATGAGTGAACCTGTTGTTGAACCTGAACCAATGATTGAAGAACCAGTAATCTCTGAACCAATGGTTGAAGAACCAATGATGAGTGAACCAGAACCAATGATGAGTGAACCTGTTGTTGAACCTGAACCAGTTGTAATGCCAATGCCAGTTATGGTTGAACCTGAAACTAAACCTGCTAAAAAACGTAAAAAGAAAAAAGTTTACCCACAAGTTACAAAAGGTATGTTACTTGAAGAACTTTATGAAGATCCTGAATTTGTTGAAATGACAAAAGTATCAATCAAAACAATCTTTGATAAAGCCTTTATTGTAGCTGGTAAAAACTTAGTTGCTGGAGATCATGTTGTTTTAGCAAAATTTGGTAAATTTGAAACAATTGAAAAAGAAGCTCAAATGAAAATGAATCCTTTAACTCAAGAACAAGTTGAAGTTCCAGCACATAAAGTTGTTAAATTTAAATTATCAAAATCTGTTAAAGAAAAAATGAATGAATAAGGATAAAATGGCAAGTATATAACTGCCATTTTTTTATTTGCCTTGTTTTGATATATGATTATTATTGTATTGAAAGGTAAGTATGTTTAAAACAAAAAAAGATAATTTGAAATCTCTAGACTATAAAAAACAAGACTATGTAATTAAATTATCTAATACTAATCTTAATGATCTTAATAATGTTTTAGATTCAAAAATAGGATTAAATAATCAAACTAGAGCAAATAATATTTTAAAATTTGGTTCTAATCAAATTGTTGTTAAAAAGTTCTTTGTTTTTAAAAAAATACTTGAAACTTTGTTAGAACCTTTTAACTTGTTATTACTATTTATTGGAATTTTAGAATTTATTATTTATTTTTTATTTCAAAAAAATTGAATTACTTTAATATCTGCTTTTATTATTATTTTTATGATCTTTTTAGCTGGTGTTGTTGATTTTATTCAAGAATATAAAGCTTATAAACTTAATTTAAAACTAACTAAAATAATAGAAAACGATGTTTTTGTTCTTAATGATCAAATCACTGATTTTACTAATCTAAATTATCAAAACATTAAAAATAATTTAATAAAAGAAAAACAATCTAATTTAACAATTGGAGATGTTGTGTATTTATCTAAAGGAGATATTATTCCAAGTGATTGTAGAATCATTTGATCTGAAAACCTTTATTTAGATGAATCAACTTTAACTGGTGAATCAAAACCAATTAAAAAACAAACAACTAATAGTAAAACTAGTTTATTAGAACTAGAAAACATTTTATTTAAAGAAACTTTAATAATTTCTGGTAATTGTTTAGCAGTAGTAATTAATGTTAATAAAGATAATTATTCTAGTTCATTATTAGATTTAATTAATGATGATATACAAACTGATTATGAAAAAGGAATTAATAAAGTTACTAAAATTCTAATTTATTTAATTTCTATTTTAGTTTTTATTATTACTTTTATATCTTTAATAAAAAATGGAATTAGTAATTGAACATCAAGTTTAGTTTTTGGTTTATCTATTGCAGTTTCACTAACTCCTGAAGCTTTACCTGCTATTATTTCATCTAATTTAAAACTAGCTTCTAAAAGGTTATCTAAAAACAAAGTTGTTATTAAAAAACTTTCTGTTTTACAAAACCTAGGTTCAGTTAATATTTTTACAACTGATAAAACTGGGACTTTAACTTTAGATACAACTAATATCTTTACTTATTTAGATATTAATAATCATAAAAATAATCTTTTAAAAAACTACTTTTATTATAATTCATATTTTCAAAATAACTTATTTGATAATATTGATAAATCTATAGTTGATGAATTTAAAACAAATATTAATGATATTAAATTAATTGATCATTTAAGTTTTGATCATAATTCTAGAATTTCTTCAGTTTTAATTAATTTAAATAATTCTAATCTTTTAATTACTAAAGGTAGTTTAGAAGAAATACTAGAAATCACTAGTTTTATTAATGTTAATGATCAAATTATTAGTATAGATAATTATAAAAACCAAATCATAGATCAAGTTAATAGTTATACAAAGCAAGGTTATAAAGTATTAGTTTTAAGTTATAAAAATTGTGATGTTATAGATAATAAAGATTTAATTTATTTAGGAATGATCGTATTTAATGATCTAATTAGAGATAATGTAAAACAAGTTATAGATACTTTTAAAACTTATAATATTGATATTAAAGTTTTAAGTGGTGATAACTTATATACTTGTAAAAATGTATGTGATCAAGTTGGAATTAATTCAAATTCTAGTTTAATAGGAAAAGAAATAAATAATTTATCTAA encodes:
- a CDS encoding hexose phosphate transporter, whose amino-acid sequence is MKSVEKWSQNHRMLYGSILWAFIGFGYLLFIANWAFAIGLAGGGIKGGEATPGFLGYFQIENNASFQLTNTAANWAITFGRGIGSVVVAFLLVKFAHKKATLIACVMTLFGLPAAFMPAANYGYVLFLILRTVMAIGGTMLTILFQPVAANFFTKKAKPIYSQIAIAFFPLGSIISLVPFVIAGDSASVEALQNNWKTVFIVMSLLYLIPLFAVLFLGTNFDVKKDSNEPKVNGFKILKGYLKTKATYAWLLVFGGWLVVAVFPISVSLALFPWISGLEGNTLANEIRIWQILFLFAGTVGPVIVGLWSRFNLKRRWYIVVLISLGILLFVLSIIVYKFGLATNYNKDSKSLMGNYKGWLALFYILGFLSGFCTWGIEAVILNLPHEYKEADHKTIGWMFSLIWGFGYMFFTLSLFIVTSVPLIGSITKPTQAIIQLVLIIIFGLMSFVGILMLKEPRDDAKTFPDFKAKKQQVK
- a CDS encoding HAD-IC family P-type ATPase: MFKTKKDNLKSLDYKKQDYVIKLSNTNLNDLNNVLDSKIGLNNQTRANNILKFGSNQIVVKKFFVFKKILETLLEPFNLLLLFIGILEFIIYFLFQKNWITLISAFIIIFMIFLAGVVDFIQEYKAYKLNLKLTKIIENDVFVLNDQITDFTNLNYQNIKNNLIKEKQSNLTIGDVVYLSKGDIIPSDCRIIWSENLYLDESTLTGESKPIKKQTTNSKTSLLELENILFKETLIISGNCLAVVINVNKDNYSSSLLDLINDDIQTDYEKGINKVTKILIYLISILVFIITFISLIKNGISNWTSSLVFGLSIAVSLTPEALPAIISSNLKLASKRLSKNKVVIKKLSVLQNLGSVNIFTTDKTGTLTLDTTNIFTYLDINNHKNNLLKNYFYYNSYFQNNLFDNIDKSIVDEFKTNINDIKLIDHLSFDHNSRISSVLINLNNSNLLITKGSLEEILEITSFINVNDQIISIDNYKNQIIDQVNSYTKQGYKVLVLSYKNCDVIDNKDLIYLGMIVFNDLIRDNVKQVIDTFKTYNIDIKVLSGDNLYTCKNVCDQVGINSNSSLIGKEINNLSNSELEKISQSINIFYKLSPLDKAKIIDSLKTNNVVAFLGDGVNDAVGLKKADVGISVNNASSLAKQSADVILLEKDLNALEHAFIIGRKTFSNAIKYIKITVASNFGILLTLLIGTILFKFEIMSPIQLLLQNLIFDFANLIFVFDNVEKDVVKKVQKWNIKSIIPFAIINGLTQTIISFINFIILYFGFNLKGLDNHSIQLFQTCYFIECILTHIMIILVLRTNRVSFVQSIASKQMLIGMLFFSIIPFIIAFSCSYTNSLNFSVMVGQYNNLNLAWWFLILFGLEIFAWIISELIKKVYLKIYKNWL
- a CDS encoding HU family DNA-binding protein is translated as MKMSKKPSSKHLLVARILLGLFFVSFVIIFILKLVNVSKTNGKIGADFMTVLTGFGVTLAKPVKWGAGLDEFCNIAMITWIPLILIVSLIFYILYYKNLVKTIQVEDSTTKVDITIKTEGDVIVETEKEEQPMKKEEVMVVEQLPMSEPEPMMSEPVVEPEPMIEEPVISEPMVEEPMMSEPEPMMSEPVVEPEPVVMPMPVMVEPETKPAKKRKKKKVYPQVTKGMLLEELYEDPEFVEMTKVSIKTIFDKAFIVAGKNLVAGDHVVLAKFGKFETIEKEAQMKMNPLTQEQVEVPAHKVVKFKLSKSVKEKMNE